The following nucleotide sequence is from Trifolium pratense cultivar HEN17-A07 linkage group LG2, ARS_RC_1.1, whole genome shotgun sequence.
CAACTTGTGATTAAGAATTAACTAGAAGTTGTGGAGATATATTCAAATTCCACTGACATTATTATTGACTTCATTTTTGTAGCACAAAGTGCAACAAAGGCTAGATTTTTAGCTTCTGCAATTCGCAAATGCGGTGGAAATGTGGAGAAAGGGAATTTACTGTACACTGCATATGGATCAAATGGACAGGTTTTATTTTGTGCATGTGTTCTTGCCCAAAATTGGCTTAATAATATGTTTATGGTTATGGTGATTGGTGACAATCTTCATTGTAGCTTTTAGGTTCTTTGAAGCATGATCTAACACATAGATTATTCTTTGCCTTATTTGTTTATACATAATCATGTGAACATACCAATattaaatacatgaaaaatggtatatgtatttggtctaaatacATATATATCTTTCCATATTAAGTCCGGAGGAAGAATAACTCAATCTCTTCCCCTAGCTTTAGAAGTCTTCCTTGTGTGTTGGTTTATGAATTCTTGATCAAGGTCAATTTAATCTATTATTCTTTCTTAGTTTCTATGTTTAGTGAGGTTCCTCTTTCGTATTTTCTATTTTGTGTACATTGGTAATCTGCGTATCTTTAAGTGAAAATTCGACAAAGATGCGGTTTGTTGATTTATCAATAATTATACACAGTAATGTCTTATGATAGCTTTATAAATAAGATTATGACGATGTAACCTTAAGGGATTGGGTTCGAATCCCTCGAAGACGGTTATAAAGTGCTCTTTAGTATCactttaaattataataataatttcccTCTTCCCAATTTCTGTTAAAAGAAAAGAAGCTTAGGCATGTAATATAACATGTCCAATTTTCATTGTGGATCAGTGGGGTTTGTTCGATAGGCAATTCGGTAGGGCTGATACTCAAGAGCCAGATCCAGAGGGGAGAATTCCAATTTGGGAGAAAGCAAGTGTTCAGGAAATGAAAGATAAATTTTCTGCAGTAGGTTTGGGTCCTCGCCAGGTACTTCCCATATTTTATCACTATTTTTGCTCATTCTTGTCAATTGCGGATCACATAAAATAGTGGTTTGTCTGCACCAAAATAGCGGTGATTTGACAATACTACTATACAGTGTTCCATGATACAATagcgatttgttcaaattctgttaTGCTATCTAACAACACTGCATTTTcttattgaaattttgaaagGCGTATATGATCAGAGAAGCCAACTGTATATAAAGTAGAAATTGTGATATTTGTATATATATGCTACAAAGTTCTACTTAGACTGACACAAGAATTCCCCTCTCCAGTGAAGCTATAAAATGATAAAAGCTATTTGGCTATTCCATTTTAAAATGCTACCAAGTTGTACAAAAAGCTATTTTCCGCATTCACGATTGACAACATTGGATGTTActaattcttttatttctttatttggcTAGCTGGCTGTCTTGTCTGCATTCATAGGTCCTGATCAGGACGCAACAGAGACCTTATTGGCATCTGATCCGGATGTTGCTCCATGGGTACAAAAATACCAACGGAGCCGTGAAACTGTCTCACGGACAGATTATGAGGTAGGTTTGTTTATCTATCCAAAGGAAACAAAACAGTCACTGAGACTTTTGTTTGGTTAACAaaaattcactttgtttttttttttttgtttgttttcttatCTTTTTCAGGTTGATCTGATAACAGCATTCACGAAATTGAGTACCTTGGGCCAAAATATTAACTACGAGGCATATACATATCCTCGCGCGAAGATCGATATTACCAAACTCAAGTTGTAAAAATCGAGTACCATATCATCTTTATTTTCTTCCCCCAAGGACAGACTCACAGACCTTCAATTTCAAGTTTTGACTTGTCTTTTCTCTTATTAACTGAAAAATGTTGAGCTTGTATGCAATTACTTATTATGCTCATGTAGTGAGATAGAACCATATCCTCTTATTAAGTTGAAGCAAAACCAATATTGAAGAATAGACCAGAAGTTTCATTATATTACATAGGCATAAAGATCAATgtcatattatttgtttttagttttaacCATCAGGTACTTAGAAAAAAGGGCATGTTAACATTTAGTTCGGCCACAAGATAAGTAATCACCTAATCTTTTTATGTCTTCATTTTATCACCTAATCTTCCCCACTTAgcaagtattttatttttaagaaacttagcaagttattattattattattattattattattattattattatttaccgGAACCTTTATTACCATCCAGATCAAGTGGGTGAGTCATGACTGTACACAGCGGAGGTAGAATCCAGGTCTGGATGGGAAGAAGATAAAGTTGGAGATAGAAGATGAGTTAATATTATTTgaggttttgttttgttttttggtcaAATTATTTGAgcttttttaataaagaaattaacaaaaaaacaatggGTAAGGCCGTAAGGGGAGACAAGGAGAGAGTGTGAACTCAGTGAAGAAGAAGATATGTGATAAGGTGTAGGAGGAGTATGATAAGATTTGGTAGGAATGCAATATTTAACCACCGGGTCCGGTTGCACCGTGCATAAGCCCAAGATAATTGCTTAGCACACCCCGTCCATTGCTTCGTACACCCCAACAAATCCCTCACCCACGTACGCAAGGTTCACATTTCACAAAACAAATCGCTTGTTCATCATCAAACAAAACTCGCTCCCTCTTCGCCGTCGCCATTGACGCCTTCCATCTTCAACGTCGCCGCCGTTCATCATCAGTTCATCACATTTCATCATCTTCACTGTCGCCATCATTCAAAACCATTCATCATAGTTCATCGTCATTCACCAACATATACATAATTTGAACGAACCAAACACAAAATGGTGAAAAGAAAACATGTTAGAGCTAGATTTTTACTTCGATTTTGGGAATTAGgttttattttggtttgattATTTTCTAATTTCACAATATTAAAACCATTGGATGTACTAAATGGTTTCCTAATTATATTTTGGGAATTAGGTTTGATTATTTTGGAATTGTGGATTATTACTCATATGTGTATATGTTTGAACTTTTGTATACTTGAATGGTTTCCACATTTGAGGATTGAACTGTGTTTGTTGATAATAGTGTATGCTTTTAtggttttaattaattagtgaGTTATGCATGTGTTGTGTTTGATTAATTGACTGAACCAAATGTAGCTGAACTAGAATATATGCTTGAACGTGAATATCGTCTGTCTTTATAGTATGTACAGCTTTAGTATGTATTACATAACTTGTGCAAATAATTTGAAAGTAATCACTGGTGTCATTGTCGCGTTGGACACCTAGTCTGAAATGACGATGTTACATAGCATTTGAATACTGTAAATATGTGGGTTTGTTGACTTAATCATCATTAGGCtttattatgatttatgaatgTATTTTATGATACTTACTGTTTTACCAATAATGCATACTCTTCTATTCAATTACATGCAAAGATACCTGATGCTTTATAGAATTCTGATGCTTTTCTTAAAGAAGTTGTGCAAATATTAGTAGTGGTTTTTGCATGATAGAGCTTTTCTTAGGACAGGAGGACTTTTGGGGGAAAAAAGGAAGGTTAGAATGGATATAATATTGTGCTCAGGTTCAAAatctaattatttttgtttctgtAATTTTGCTCTATGGCAAACTTGATTTGTTCTTAAAACTTGATTTCCATGCTTCAGATGTCTAGTCCTGAATGTGAGAGAAGTGTTGAGACTCTTGCATCGACTAGAGATATGACCGTGTTTATAAAATTTGGGAAATGTTTTTCTTACAAGTTACAAGCATTGTTGACTTAGGCTTAATCCTAATTGTAAGGATATATTGTAGAATTCTTTTCAATGATGGGAGTATAGGATTGCTTCTGTTGTGCTTTTTGATCTTTTGCACttattgtaaatataagatTGAACAATAACGCATCCTTGAAGTATTTTGATTTGAAGGGCCTAATCTCTTATTTTGTTTGATCTGTTTTTAGATATTTGGTTCCTCGAGATATGTCTGTTGGGCAGTTTATTCACATTTTAAGTAATAGACTATGTTTGACTCTTGGGAAAGCTCtgtttatttttgtcaaaaacacGCTGCCTCATTTGATTTTCCTCTATAATGGATTTCTTTTCATTTACTGGCACAGATTGATTGGCAACGAGTAGGAGAGCCTATTGATGAAACATTGATTAATAAGGCATTGACTTTCTACTTAGAGATCGGAGAAAGCACAAGAAAAGAAGAACCAAAACACTTTGCAGAAACAATGATTAAAGAAAATGCAGCATTCTATGCTATGTCGAGGCTTCAAATTTGATAGCAAATTTTGCTATCTTTCAATTGAAAGTATAAAATTGATTACTACTTTAGTTTCCCTTATACTATGATACAAGTGGAATATTGAAAGATTAAAAAGGATTgctactttgtttttttttttgttacaattgcTACTTTGCTTGATTGTATATACTTGCTTGATAGTCTTCTATGAGAAACCAAAATACTTGTCTAATGGTTTTGTAATAgaacattattattgttaaatgattttaaataaagattatacactgaaaccattactcttgttaaatggtttcaacatgttatacactgaaaccattagtcttgttaaatggtttcagtgttgttaacccattaatattgactatgagggtaaaaaaaaacaaaaatattgatcatAAACATTCTCCTCCTCCCTCCtttaataattttctttcaaacaaaatacgaaattCCCCTATATCTttcctctcatctctcaaaGTCACTCCCGTTTTTTTCATCTTAAGTCTTAACTATAAAAAAGCCTAAATCTTTTTACATTTCACACCAAAAGATAATTCATAAAGAACTAGACAAGTAAAAGAAACATGACACTAATTCTCGCAATTCTTGACTTGAAAAATTATACACTGCTTAGTCCATATTAATAGTAGTTACTAGTATATTTATAATCCATTGACtaatgttatacattgaaaccattagtcttgttaaatggtttcaatatgttatacactgaaactattagtcttgttaaatggtttaaGTGTTGTGaacccattaatattgactatgtgggtaaaatagattttttaaatcCTTAATATTGGCATTTATAAGTGAATGTAATAgaacattattattgttaaatgattttaaatagagattatacactgaaaccattactattgttaaatggtttcaacatgttatacacttaaaccattagtcttgttaaatagTTTCAGTGttgttaacccattaatattgactatgagggtaacaaaaaaaaaatattgatcacaAACATTCTCCTCCTCCCTCCtttaataattttctttcaaacaaaatacgaaattCCCCTATATATttcctctcatctctcaaaGTCACTCTCGTTTTTTTCATCTTAAGTCTTAACTATAAAAAGGCCTAAATCTTTTTACCTTTCACACCAAAAAGATAATTCATAAAGAACTAGACAAGTAAAAGAAACATGACACTAATTCTCGCAATTCTTGACTTGAAAAATTATACACTGCTTAGTCCATATTAATAATAGTAGTAGTTACTAGTATATTTATAATCCATTGActaatgttatacactgaaaccattagtcttgttaaatggtttcagttttgttaacccattaatattgactatgagggtaaaatagatttttaaaatCCTCAATATTGGCAGATTATAAGTGAATGTAGTataacattattattgttaaatggctttgaataaaaattgtacactgaaaccattactcttgtaaaatggtttcaacatgttatacactgaaaccattagtcttgttaaatggttttgttaaatggtttcagtgttgtgaacccattaatattgactatgagagtaaaatatattttttaaatcctGAATATTCAAACCATTATTCACAACCTATAGTACACACTTATTCACAAATGCATTTCCATTTTCGCCTTAAACTATAGAACAAATATGATCAATAACCAAGCACTACCATCACCCCTATCTTATTGAATCAGTATGATCTATACAGTTTGACTTGAGCTGAAGAAGAAAAACCAAGACTCTTCAAAGGTATCATAAGTAGTAGTCTGCAAAAAGTTCAGTAAGtgggtctttttttttttttgaatggctagTGGGTCTCTTCTAAAACAATCTATCTTGGCTACAATACTGCAACAATTATCGCTATCGCAAAATGCAAAGAGAATTCCAAAAGAACAGTGGTAAGAAAATGGGGGCCAACAAAACTGAACATTATTGCAAAATTACACAATAGATAGTTTCAAATCATCTTTTACAGCTAGCTAaaggacacaaaaaaaaacaaaaaaaagcatTCAAGGTTTCAGACAATGCTCGAATTGGCCAGTCTTTAACATCTGAAACACCTTCACCTAAAATCTGAAACCTTGCTTCGGCTTCAGCCAAACAAGGAGAACTAATCACTTTACAGATTCGTTCTTCCCCTCTTCCTTTCCTGAGAGCTAACCTTGTTGTGGTTGCATGAGCCATAATATTGCCTCCAATAGGCTTGACTTGGGGTCTAGCAAACATTGCAGAACCATCTACCTGTGAAACTACTTGATTTGTTAAGACAACAGCCACGCCGAACTGCAATTAGACAATCAAACAAGTAATTAGCTATAAAGATATACTAAGAGAACTCAAACATATACTAAGCAAGAATCATGAATTAGTTTATAATCTATAAAGATATTTGTGCAGTACAAGCCTGACATGGACTTTTTACCTCGCCTGCTAACTTTTGAAGGCTCCTCAGGAACTTCGCTAAATGCATTTGACGGGCTGAAAGTTCCCCTCTTCCCGAAAAATCTGTCCTATAGAGAGCAGTAGCACTGTCTATTATCATTAGAGCAAACCTGTGTATAAACCATCAAAACGTAAGCCTcaaaaacaattttgatatCGAAAGCACATCACCAAATTGAGATCAAACATCACTAGTAAAGGAAAAATCTTATAAATACAACTCAAGGCCTAAAAAAaagtgagaagagaaaaaaaaaacttagccAGTTATACTGGTAATAATGCTAGTCTGTGATGAAGTAAGATGATACTAATTATCCTAGTCTGTGACATTACTATGCATATCCGAAAGACAAATTATGTAATTGCCATTTGCCAGATCTCAACAATACTGAGCAAAAGGAACCATCAGAAGTCACACCTTGTATCCACCATCATTGAAGCTGCTTCAAGCAGAAGCCGTGATTGATGATCAGTGTTATATGCTCTAGCATAagcaacattttccaatacatCAGCACCATTCAGTCCAAACCTGTAGCATTAAGTAACATAAATATCAAATGCACATTTCACAGACACAGGTCAACAAAGCAATATAAAGAATCATTATACCTGTCTGCAATATGTAAGAGTCGCTGCGGCCTAAATGTTCCCTTAGCATCTATGTACATAGCTTTACCCTCACCTTTACCCTCACCTCCTCCTTGATCTAATGGTAACTACAACATTAAAGATAAGTTAAATTAGTAGACAATGGCATTAAGTAGTAGTGACAGATCAATACGAACTTAAAACATTTACAAACTGAATACACAAGAATATATTCATCAGTAATAGAATCAGGGCCAATTGAGAGAAAACTCTATTGCCCATAATCCAGTTCTACATGCTAGGACTAAACATATGTTGACATTCTTATATGGGAAAAAGTTCTCAACAAAGAACCGCAAGTAGTTTATGTACCCACAGCTGATCAATATGTTGACATTCTCACTAAGGCTCTCTTTCCTATGAACTTTGAAGTCATGAGGTCCAAGCTCAGTGTGTGTGATCTTACCCTCTTACAACAATCACACCTACCATGAGCTTGTGGGAGAGTATTAGACATCTGATTCTCTTAAGAGCCTTCCTATTGGACTACTGGAAGTTATCCTAGTCCCTCTTGTATTcaattttttccaaataattGTCTTTGTAACTACATAGATAATAAGTTAGTAACAGCTATAgttagaattttttatagtcGTAAATTGTCCTCATACATCATAGCTCTCTCTATTGGTCATATTACTGAGTGAATATATTCTAGCTGCTGCAAAGATACCAATCTTATGTCTGAATAATCGATTCACGCTAGGCATGTCAGCAATAATCTCAGCAGATGCTAAACCAACAAGGTAGATCAAGGTCTTGTACTTTGCTGCATACTCTAGTCCAGCAATATCAGAAtcaataaaatacaataatcaaCCCACACATTACAACACAATAAAATACATAAGCTAAAACCAActaattaaaatgtttaatggttttgatagTCTTTTTTGTGAAACCAAACTACTTGCCTAATGGTTTCAGGCAAAAACAACATTCATGGATGAATTTAAAAATCatgaacattaataaaaaatcaaaacctaGAAGCTAATAGAATAtcagaaacaaaatcaaattaacaaGGAAAAATGAAACTTACATAATCCCAAGATGAAATTAGAATATTGTTAGAGTTAGGCGCAAATTGAATCTCCAATTTCGAGAATTCAATCGCAGCTTCTGAGTGACAGAGAAGACGATACACAGAACAAACACGACGGCGAAGTCACAGTGGCGATACAGAGAAGAAACACGAACACGACGGCGAATAACAGTGGCGATAGAGAGAAGAAAGACGGTGGCGATTCAGAGAAGAGAAGGCGAAGTGGAGAAGTGAGAGATGTGTGATCCTGTGACTCAGGTTCACAGGGTGACAACTTGAGATCGTAACACGtggcaaaaaaaattccatgATCAAGTGGCTGTAATTCACTTATGCATCATACATAAATTTGGACTTATGGATATTAACTTTTGCCTTAACCATCCATCTTATGTGGTCTATCATGCACAAGTTTTGTACTTGTGCATACTAAATACCACCTCTTAGGTCTTCCATCCCTATTTTTAAAACTTTCCATCAAacctattttcattttataataactTGAGGTACTTTTATTATTTTGGGGGTATAAAAAACTCCACAGCAATCCCTATGTTAGGAATACATTAAATAAGACATTTCTCTGGACATTTCACCAGAagcatttcctgcaattttacAACTCAATCTGGTTTTTAAATAGAAAAGCAAAATTTCTTATTAACCCAATGCGTAACATTGAACATGCCCCAAAGTGTTTGGAAGTTTGTCTCTTGCAATTTTAAATGTAATACTGCAAGTGAATTGCGCATCTATCTGAGACATATTTGACCTACAGCGGGCCTGGGAATGTTCCATTCTCGCGTTGCTCATTCCATCTGTCAACCTGATGCATAGAAAAATCAATGAAAAGTGAGTGT
It contains:
- the LOC123908236 gene encoding DNA repair protein RAD51 homolog A-like, producing MYIDAKGTFRPQRLLHIADRFGLNGADVLENVAYARAYNTDHQSRLLLEAASMMVDTRFALMIIDSATALYRTDFSGRGELSARQMHLAKFLRSLQKLAGEFGVAVVLTNQVVSQVDGSAMFARPQVKPIGGNIMAHATTTRLALRKGRGEERICKVISSPCLAEAEARFQILGEGVSDVKDWPIRALSETLNAFFCFFLCPLASCKR